From a single Lolium rigidum isolate FL_2022 chromosome 7, APGP_CSIRO_Lrig_0.1, whole genome shotgun sequence genomic region:
- the LOC124677186 gene encoding cullin-3B-like: MYPIPADSTVQRPPGRPTAPRSQPFKRVADPDLVVRSCLTLSSAFRQIYAGNAKDQNYETLYRCTYNVVRVGHGGEALYTQVATTMAAEVEKLAGSLDSTASAPDDHFLQELLSRWKTHSNAVEMISDVVIYMDRTFVLQRHKAPVSELGLRAWRDGMLRPDGEVLGPHQDASATRARPGRRASDEGLHECSLPRDQEHGGRRRAVAVT; the protein is encoded by the exons ATGTACCCGATCCCAGCAGACTCGACGGTCCAGAGGCCGCCGGGACGCCCTACAGCGCCACGAAGCCAGCCCTTCAAGCGCGTCGCCGACCCCGACCTCGTCGTCAGGTCCTGCCTGACGCTCTCCTCCGCCTTCCGCCAAATATACGCAGGAAACGCCAAAGACCAAAACTACGAGACTCTTTACAG GTGCACTTACAATGTGGTCCGTGTCGGCCATGGCGGTGAGGCGCTCTACACCCAGGTCGCGACCAccatggcggcggaggtggagaagcTCGCGGGGTCTCTCGACAGCACCGCCTCCGCGCCGGACGATCACTTCCTGCAGGAGCTGCTTAGCAGGTGGAAGACACACAGCAATGCCGTCGAAATGATCAGCGACGTGGTAATATACATGGACCGGACGTTTGTCCTGCAGAGGCACAAGGCGCCCGTCAGTGAGCTGGGCCTCAGGGCGTGGCGCGACGGTATGCTTCGCCCAGATGGTGAG GTACTGGGACCTCACCAGGATGCATCGGCTACTCGGGCGCGTCCAGGGCGGCGTGCCAGCGATGAGGGACTGCATGAATGCTCACTTCCAAGAGATCAGGAACACGGCGGGCGACGACGAGCGGTTGCTGTCACGTGA